From Dehalococcoidia bacterium, a single genomic window includes:
- a CDS encoding pyridoxamine 5'-phosphate oxidase family protein — protein sequence MDPKLLAALQTLHKLDEWVALATTKKNGEPHVKPMMMGYGDGVLLFSMTGKQAKLNLQRDPRACVTLFRPGDYAHVVVWGTMELRDDAEAQEMWNTLIRTAFGEEGLAQRQRTLSIENGTCLGVFTPRRWRIYGLG from the coding sequence GTGGATCCGAAACTGCTTGCCGCCTTGCAGACGCTCCACAAGCTCGACGAGTGGGTCGCCCTAGCGACCACGAAGAAGAACGGCGAGCCTCATGTCAAGCCGATGATGATGGGCTATGGCGATGGGGTGCTCCTCTTCAGCATGACGGGCAAGCAGGCGAAGCTCAACCTGCAGCGCGACCCGCGCGCCTGCGTCACCCTCTTTCGGCCGGGCGATTATGCGCATGTCGTCGTTTGGGGGACGATGGAACTGCGCGATGACGCCGAAGCGCAGGAGATGTGGAACACCCTAATCCGCACCGCTTTCGGCGAGGAGGGGCTCGCCCAGCGGCAGCGCACGCTGTCGATCGAAAACGGAACCTGCCTCGGCGTCTTCACCCCCCGCCGCTGGCGGATCTACGGCCTGGGCTAG